The following nucleotide sequence is from Streptomyces xiamenensis.
CACAGGCGCAGGAGAACCGCCGGCGAGTGGTGGAAACCGCTTCCCGGCTGTTCAGGGAACAGGGCACGCAGGTCAGCGTCGCCGACCTGATGAAGGCGTCCGGGCTGACCCATGGCGGCTTCTACAAGCAGTTCGCCTCCAAGGAGGCTCTCGTCGACGAGGCCACCGCCCACGCGTTCGGCGAGCTCACCCGGCTCCACCGGGACGGCCTCGACCAGCACGACGGACAGCGCGACGCCGCCCGGCGGGCGGTGATCGACTCCTACCTCTCCGTCGAGCACCGCGACAGCGCGGCGGACGGCTGCCCCGTCGCCGCACTCGCCACCGACATGGCCCGCGAACCGGAGGACCGCGAGGCCCGCCGCGTCTACACCGAGGGAGTGGGCGACTTCGCCCGGGTGCTCACCACCGACGACCAGGACGGCATCATCCAGCTGTGCACGATGCTCGGCGCCCTCGTCCTGGCTCGCGCGACCAAGGGCTCCCCCCTCTCCGAGGAGATCCTGGCCACCGCGCACGCCGCCTTGACGGAGACCGGCTGATCGGGGCCGCGACGCCGGGCGCACCGCCGGCCGTCCCCGGTGCCGCGCGTGCGGATGGACCTGAATGATCTGCGCGTCCCCCGTTCGCCCCACGCCGGGATCCCGCTGTGGCACGGCCCACCGGCCGCCGACTCCGGAAGCGGCTCGCGGTGGAACAGGTACCCGGCGCTTGCCTGGTCTGCGATGTGACAGGGGCCGCGTCCGGCGAAGCGCCTGGAATCACCGGAGGGCGACGACCGACGACCTGGACGGTCTTTTCCGGCGTCTGCCGGATCCGGCCGGCCCGCGTCAGCAAGCAGCCCGGACCCGCCGTGGGCGGGGCCGGGCTCGCGGGCCGGTGGGGCGCGGAGCGGTCAGTCCGTGCCGAGGTCGATGACCGCGACGCGCTTGGCCGGGTCCGTCTCGCGCAGGGCGTCGCGCAGGGCGCCCGCCACGTCCGTCGGTTCGACCGGGGTCTGGCTGCCGTCGCCCCGCGTCACGAGGACGCCGTCGAACTGGGAGCCGTAGAGGGACGCCAGGACCTCCAGGTCGTACACGTCCACCAGCGAGCCGTTGGAGGGCTGCATCGACAGGAACTGGTGGATGGAGTTCTCCGGGCTCATCGGGAGGGAGATGCCGCCCGCCTCGATGTAGACCATGTCGGACATCGCCGGTTCGGCGAACTCCGCCATCGCGCGGGCCACTTCCTCCTCGGTGATCTCCGGCTCCACCGTGGTCGTGGGCAGGGTGATCACGGTGTTCTCACCGGTCGCCGCGCGGGTGCGGAACGCCGACTCCACCGCGTCGGCGGCGGCCTGCACGTTGATGCCCTCGCCCGGCGTGCCCGGCTGGGCCTCGGCGCCCGCGCTGCTGAAGGTGATGGAGCCCTCCACCGGGGCGCCGGAACCGACGCCCGCCGTCAGGTCCTCCAGCGCCACCGTCAGCTTCTCCCGGTCCACGGAGAAGACCGCGTCCATCGCCCGCTCGCTGCCCAGCAGCGAGCCGAAGACGGCCATCGGCGCGTAGTCCGGCTCGGCGGCGGCGCGCACGGTCGCCTCGGTGTCCACCGAGAGACCGGCCACGCTCGGCTTGAGCTCCATCTCCTCGTCGCCGACCTGGAGCAGCAGCGGGGCGTTGTTGGCGTCGTCCAGCGCCGCGTCCAGCAGGGCGACGGCCTCCGGGGTGTTGCGGCCACCGATGTCCTGGCCCAGGACAGTGGTGCCCTTGGGGACATCCTCCTGGTTGAGCACCAGGCCGGTGCCGTAGGCGGCCACCGCCACCAGCACGACGGCGACGGCGGCGAGCTTGCCGAGCTTGCCCACCTTGCTCTTGCGCTTCTTCGGTGCCGCGGGGGCCGCCGCCGGGGCGGGCTTGGGCTGCTCCGCCATCTCGTCGAAGTCCAGCGCCGGGGGCGGCACCGGCCGGCCGGAGGCCGGCTCGGAGAACGTGGGGATGGCGGCGGTGTCACCGTGCCCGGGGGGCGGCGGGGGCGGGAACGGGCCCCCCAGGTCCAGGGTGGGGCCGCCCGGCTCGTCCCGTTCGCCGGGAGGAAGCGTCAGCTCCCCGGTCATCGGCCCGGTGGTGGGGCCCGCCGGCGCGGAGGCGCCCACCGGGCGCGGGGGCAGCCCCATGCCCTCCGCCGGGGTCTCGGAGAACCAGGACGGGTTGCTCCCGGTCTCTTCCAGCGGCTTGCGCGGGGCGGGCGGGGCGTCGAACGTCGTGTCGCCCAGCGAGAGCGCGCCGGTGTGCTCGTCCTCCGCCTGCGGCGCCTTGCGCGGCTCGAACCACGAGCTGGTCTTCTTCTTGCCGGCCGAGGGAGCCTGCTCGCCCAGGCCGCTGGAGGTGGCACCGGAGGCGGGCTTGGGCCGGACCGGCAGGCCCGGTGCCGGCGCGGGCGGTGCCGGTGTCTCGTCCCCTGCCACGTCGTCGTCGAGTGTCTCCCGCACGACGACGGGCGGAATCGGCCGGGATCCGGGGATGTTGATCCGGATCCGGGTCGTCATCGTGGTCTCGGTCTTCTTCTCCTCCGGCTGCGCCGCACCCGGCGGAGTACCGTCGTTCCCCCGGGGACTGGGGTACGGACTGTCAGTTTCACGACTCAAGGCAGGATCTCCCGGTTGGCTTCCACCGGCCGGCCCGGATTCACTGGCCGGGGCCGGGCGGCAGCCCCACCATACTGGGGTCGGCGCGAACGTACGGCCTCAGCACAGGATTGGCACATCCGTGCTCCGGGGTTCATGAACGTCCACCGGTCAGTCGTTCCGGCGGCACCCAGAACATCGGGCGGCCGGCCGGCGCGAGTGCCCAACAGACTCCGGCCAGGACCATACCGCCCAGCAGGAACACGTAACTCGTCGCCCCCGACGCGAAGATGAAGTCTCCCTGCGGACGGGACGCGGTGAGGGCGAGCACGGCCAGGACCCAGCCGGCCGCCGGAGCCCCCGCCCCGGCGCGCGAACGGGTCAGCAGCGCGCCACCCCAGAACAACGCCGCCGCTCCCGCGAGTGACAGCAACAGGCCCAGCGGTGACCAGCCGGCCTGGATCAGCGAACCGGCGATCCCGCCCAGCGCTCCGAGGACGGCCAGCGCCGCGTATGCCGCGATTTTCATGGTGCCTCTTCCAGACCGGCGAAGACGTCCGTCGCGCCGGGGGGTACGGGGGCGCCCGCCGCCGGCAGGTAGTACTCGGTCTCCCACAGCGGCTGGGCCAGATCGTTCGACAGGGTGAAGGAGATGCCGTCGGCAGCCACCGTGATCTGGGTGGCGTGGGCCGCCATCGCGGCCCGCTTGGCGGCCAGCTGGGCGGCGGTGCCGGTCACGGTGATCGCCACCGCCTCCTCGGGCACCACGCCGGGCAGATCCGCCAGGGCGGCCGTCCTCGCGGTGCCCCGAGCGAGGCCAGCCGGCGGGCGGCCTCCCGCTCGGGAAGGCAGTTGTACAGCACCCGCCCGATCCGGTGCTCCCCGGCGGCCAGTTCCGCGCCGCGCAGGGCCACCCGGTGGGCCTGGATGTGATCGGGGTGCCCGTAACCGCCCTGCGGGTCGTAGGTGATCAGCACGTCCGGGCGGACCTCGGTGATCACCCGCGCCAGCTCCCGGGCCGGCTCGTCGGGGGCGGCGGACCAGAACGCCCCGGGCGCCCGGTTCGTCGCCAGGCCCATCATGCCCGAGTCGCGCCAGCGGCCCGCGCCCCCCAGCAGCCGGTGGTCACGCACGCCGAGGGCCCGCATCGCGGCGGACAGCTCCCGCTCGCGGTACGGGCCCAGGGTGTTGTCGCGGTCGGCGGCCAGGTGCGCCAGCTCCGGCGGGATCACCTCACCCTCCTCGCCGAGGGTGCAGGTGACCACGGTGACCCGGACACCGGCGGCCACGGCGGCCGCCATGGTGACGCCGTTGCCGATCGACTCGTCGTCGGGGTGCGCGTGCACCAGCAGCAGGGACCTACTCATGCCCCTGAGCTTACGACGCCGTGCCGACAGTCCGGTCAGAAGGAGAGATTGCTGATCATCCCGGCCACACTGGAGGTCACATCATTGATGGTCGGTGCGATGTTCGAGCTGGCGAGATAGAAGCCGAACAGCACACACACCAGGGCGTGGATGCCTTTGAGACCTGCCTTCTTGATCAGCAAGAAGACAATGATCGCGAAGAGCAGCACTGCGGAGACGGAGAGCGCCACCGGGATCACCTCCATGTCGTGACCGGTTCCGGGCAGGGGGAGCGGCCCCTGAGCGGGGGTTGCCCAGAGGATTTCCTACCCATCGTGCGCAACGGATCATAACGATCAGTCAGGCGGCATGACTCGGTGCACAGGAGCAGAAGAGGGGCGCACGCCCCCGTCTCACGACGGCTCGCGCATCACGATGTCGTGCTCCCTGGCAACGGTGGACCCCTCTTCCGGGTAGTGGCAGGCGGTCAGATGGCCCGGCCCGTTGCCCTCGATCCGCACCAGCGGGGGCTCCTCGGCGGCGCACCGCTCCCGTGCCTTCCAGCAGCGGGTACGGAAGCGGCAGCCCGAGGGCGGGCCGGCCGGGGAGGGGACGTCCCCCGCCAGCCTGATGCGCTCCCGCCGCCCCCGTCCGGCCGGGCCCCCTTCGGCGGCGGCCGGCTCCTCGTCCGACAGGTCCACCTCGGGTACGGCCGACAGCAGGGCGTGCGTGTACGGATGACGTGGGCGCTCGTAGATCGCCTCCCGGTCACCGACCTCCACGATCCGGCCCAGGTACATCACCGCCACCCGCTGCGAGAAGTGCCGCACCACCGCCAGGTCGTGCGCGATGAACAGGAACGCGATGCCCAGCTCGCGCTGCACCCGGCGCAGCAGATTCACCACCTGCGCCTGGATGGACACGTCCAGGGCGGAGACCGGCTCGTCCGCGATGATCAGCTTCGGCTCCAGGGCCAGCGCCCGGGCCACCCCGATGCGCTGCCGCTGCCCGCCGGAGAACTCGTGCGGGAAGCGGTTGTAGTGCTCGGGGTTGAGGCCGACCGTCTCCAGCAGCTCCCGTACCCGGGCCTCCCGTCCCCCGGGAGGCACGAGGCCGTTGATCTCCATCGGTCCGCCGATGATGGTGCCCACCGTCTGCCGGGGGTTCAGCGAGGAGTACGGGTCCTGGAAGATCATCTGGATCTCGGAGCGCACCGGCGCCATCGCGCGCCTTCCGGCCCGGGTGATGTCCCGGCCCCGGTAGGTGATGGTGCCCGCCGTCGGGTCCAGCAGCCGTGCCAGCAGCCGCCCCGTGGTGGACTTGCCGCAGCCCGACTCGCCGACCAGGCCGAAACTCTCGCCCGCGTGCACGGTGAAGTCGAGGCCGTCCACCGCCCGGACCGCACCCACGGTGCGGCGGAAGGGGAAGCCGCCCTTGACCGGGAAGTGCTTGGTCAGCCCCTCGACCGTCATCAGGGGGGCGCCGGTTTCCGCGCTCATCGGCTCTGTCCTTCCAGGCGGGGTCGTACGCGTGCGTCGAACAGCGTGCGCCGCTGCCCGTCGTCCAGGTGGCAGGCCGCCCCGCGCCCGGCGG
It contains:
- a CDS encoding TetR/AcrR family transcriptional regulator; its protein translation is MGRVSRAQAQENRRRVVETASRLFREQGTQVSVADLMKASGLTHGGFYKQFASKEALVDEATAHAFGELTRLHRDGLDQHDGQRDAARRAVIDSYLSVEHRDSAADGCPVAALATDMAREPEDREARRVYTEGVGDFARVLTTDDQDGIIQLCTMLGALVLARATKGSPLSEEILATAHAALTETG
- a CDS encoding DUF6113 family protein, with product MKIAAYAALAVLGALGGIAGSLIQAGWSPLGLLLSLAGAAALFWGGALLTRSRAGAGAPAAGWVLAVLALTASRPQGDFIFASGATSYVFLLGGMVLAGVCWALAPAGRPMFWVPPERLTGGRS
- a CDS encoding ABC transporter ATP-binding protein, coding for MSAETGAPLMTVEGLTKHFPVKGGFPFRRTVGAVRAVDGLDFTVHAGESFGLVGESGCGKSTTGRLLARLLDPTAGTITYRGRDITRAGRRAMAPVRSEIQMIFQDPYSSLNPRQTVGTIIGGPMEINGLVPPGGREARVRELLETVGLNPEHYNRFPHEFSGGQRQRIGVARALALEPKLIIADEPVSALDVSIQAQVVNLLRRVQRELGIAFLFIAHDLAVVRHFSQRVAVMYLGRIVEVGDREAIYERPRHPYTHALLSAVPEVDLSDEEPAAAEGGPAGRGRRERIRLAGDVPSPAGPPSGCRFRTRCWKARERCAAEEPPLVRIEGNGPGHLTACHYPEEGSTVAREHDIVMREPS